A region of Sugiyamaella lignohabitans strain CBS 10342 chromosome A, complete sequence DNA encodes the following proteins:
- the RGR1 gene encoding Rgr1p (Subunit of the RNA polymerase II mediator complex; associates with core polymerase subunits to form the RNA polymerase II holoenzyme; required for glucose repression, HO repression, RME1 repression and sporulation; GO_component: GO:0070847 - core mediator complex [Evidence IDA] [PMID 9891034]; GO_component: GO:0016592 - mediator complex [Evidence IEA]; GO_component: GO:0005634 - nucleus [Evidence IEA,IEA]; GO_function: GO:0001103 - RNA polymerase II repressing transcription factor binding [Evidence IPI] [PMID 11470794]; GO_function: GO:0001104 - RNA polymerase II transcription cofactor activity [Evidence IEA]; GO_process: GO:0000122 - negative regulation of transcription from RNA polymerase II promoter [Evidence IMP] [PMID 16452140]; GO_process: GO:0045944 - positive regulation of transcription from RNA polymerase II promoter [Evidence IMP] [PMID 16452140]; GO_process: GO:0006357 - regulation of transcription from RNA polymerase II promoter [Evidence IEA]; GO_process: GO:0006355 - regulation of transcription, DNA-templated [Evidence IEA]; GO_process: GO:0006366 - transcription from RNA polymerase II promoter [Evidence IEA]; GO_process: GO:0006351 - transcription, DNA-templated [Evidence IEA]) — protein MTEPDSVVSPLKKNGIVPGDSTDHALVDQNLNHKQAGPPEIPHITSNYVPLSQIIASLTIHSHAELQNVLETLPSVKSDHAKKRRLLDYLVKSRREFVKLYVLSKWTNVSKDISQCIDVVSWLTGQQNCFNNVVNVLYTIERGLGGAKMRDPDIETALEVLKFGKPLQKGYHDFVPLKPLSPKLVLSTLHDLNVLLSIRLALSEDLPSEYRNYEISDGRVKFTIGDSFIVGLGVADDSVDAQFFFIDFRFSFEGTNKIVPPLNVSSRLEKIVNSMLADKTKSLTDVFHWLLRFTLNYKLSIVNDQLATLERGLWSGVLTHQFYPDKSLLIVNYWTGRPGPRNIIRIGLSKAHKIMVCWQREGRDVADSLLQSSPVVSSFGQYDLNVEALLNEIISLHIHYIIEHIYNALEEADSSSGLTTSSRSGAGNVSSTGISTASGHNTNQSNDVSASSGPANTTDRSEDQSETASVVVLSPDKIKIQLCGLKYITFSIDPLGGKCVLQTPTQLILSAEKNLNELADVVSQGPDIFFKLRYISLQEEITQRAKAAGWVANNNINISSDDMKRHFYDKDPNTVSVFPLRLPQWAPSWFLLVSLGRNRHPKWYMSRLECSGRSRLPSI, from the exons ATGACTGAACCGGATTCGGTGGTTTCGCCGCTCAAAAAGAACGGCATTGTCCCGGGCGACTCAACAGACCATGCTCTCGTTGACCAGAATCTCAATCATAAACAGGCCGGCCCTCCTGAAATCCCTCATATCACCTCGAATTATGTCCCATTGTCCCAGATAATTGCCAGTCTGACTATTCATTCACATGCTGAATTGCAGAATGTCTTGGAAACCCTCCCGTCAGTCAAGTCGGATCACGCCAAAAAACGCCGACTGCTGGATTATCTGGTCAAATCGCGAAGGGAGTTTGTAAAACTCTATGTTCTGTCGAAATGGACTAATGTTAGTAAAGATATTTCCCAGTGTATTGATGTGGTATCGTGGTTAACAGGCCAACAAAACTGTTTTAATAATGTCGTCAACGTGCTTTACACCATAGAACGAGGTCTGGGAGGTGCGAAAATGAGAGACCCAGACATCGAAACCGCTTTAGAAGTGCTGAAATTCGGTAAACCTCTACAAAAAGGCTATCATGATTTCGTTCCTTTAAAACCATTATCTCCAAAATTGGTATTAAGTACGCTTCATGATTTGAATGTGTTATTATCCATTCGTCTGGCTTTGAGTGAGGACTTGCCTAGCGAGTATAGGAATTATGAAATTTCCGATGGCAGGGTCAAGTTTACTATTGGTGATTCGTTTATAGTGGGATTGGGTGTTGCCGATGATAGTGTAGATGCACAGtttttctttattgatTTCCGGTTCTCTTTTGAAGGCACTAATAAGATTGTACCGCCTCTGAATGTGAGCTCGAGATTGGAGAAGATTGTTAATTCAATGTTGGCTGATAAAACGAAATCCTTGACCGATGTTTTCCATTGGCTTCTACGGTTTACCTTGAACTATAAACTCAGCATTGTTAATGATCAGTTGGCTACTTTAGAACGGGGTCTTTGGAGTGGAGTTCTTACTCACCAGTTTTATCCTGATAAATCACTGCTAATTGTTAATTACTGGACTGGCAGACCGGGGCCTAGAAACATTATTCGCATTGGTCTTTCTAAGGCACACAAAATCATGGTCTGTTGGCAAAGAGAGGGTCGAGATGTGGCCGATTCATTACTTCAAAGCTCACCTGtggtttcttcttttggccAATATGATCTGAATGTCGAGGCACTGCTAAACGAGATCATTTCTCTTCATATTCATTATATCATTGAACACATTTACAATGCTCTCGAAGAGGCTGATAGTAGTTCTGGATTAACAACATCTAGCAGATCTGGAGCTGGCAATGTGAGCAGCACGGGCATTTCTACTGCATCTGGGCATAACACCAATCAAAGTAACGACGTCAGTGCTTCGAGTGGACCTGCCAATACTACTGATCGAAGTGAAGACCAGTCTGAGACTGCATCTGTCGTGGTGTTGTCTCCAgacaagatcaagatccAACTGTGTGGATTAAAATACATCACCTTTTCAATTGACCCATTAGGAGGTAAATGCGTGCTTCAAACACCTACACAACTTATTCTTTCGGCCGAAAAGAACCTCAATGAGCTTGCTGATGTAGTGAGCCAGGGTCCTGACATCTTTTTCAAACTACGATACATCTCTCTACAAGAAGAAATTACACAACGCGCTAAAGCCGCTGGCTGGGTCGCTAATAACAACATTAATATCTCATCTGATGACATGAAACGTCACTTTTACGACAAGGATCCTAATACCGTGAGTGTTTTCCCACTTCGACTGCCCCAATGGGCTCCATCTTGGTTTTTACTTGTGTCACTGGGACGCAACAGACATCCCAAATGGTACATGAGTCGACTTGA ATGCTCTGGCCGTTCCAGACTACCGTCTATTTGA